The following proteins are co-located in the Periplaneta americana isolate PAMFEO1 chromosome 12, P.americana_PAMFEO1_priV1, whole genome shotgun sequence genome:
- the tj gene encoding transcription factor Maf, which yields MEAEDHHLADEYVQEFVLDHLEDATPVKREPPVVNPCSPRAPPPPPQAAAPQRLPPLSSLHHHQIVAPSPPPPHHLLTPPGHNGEDPQQGYPLQQPLHHLHGGGVLMRSNNNLVTLVSSTTHNSHPGTPGTPPDTPPVSTSPPTYQHDPPQPPPQQLPGGGIKGYTDMEMMWSITQSLRYGGGAHQEPLDLRPSNPGQEPDNCWGVNPQQQQQLHATVIAGGGGKMVQLPALHHHHHHHHGDYMGDDVHGPVSPRTPGGGLGLTRPLSCGSSSVMSPGGGQHLGFGSGGADDILNDDALMSLSVRELNKRLHGFPREEVVRLKQKRRTLKNRGYAQNCRSKRLQQRHELEVTNRTLQAELHRLKLQLSRVAQERDDYKQRLDLLRAGAGSDGVHSSVSSSGHSNPSSPEFYL from the coding sequence ATGGAGGCCGAGGACCACCATCTCGCGGACGAGTACGTGCAGGAGTTCGTGCTGGACCACTTGGAGGACGCCACGCCCGTGAAGCGGGAGCCGCCGGTAGTGAACCCCTGCAGCCCCCGGGCGCCGCCGCCACCGCCGCAGGCGGCCGCCCCGCAGAGACTGCCGCCGCTCTCTTCGCTGCACCACCACCAGATCGTCGCCCCGTCGCCTCCGCCGCCGCACCACCTGCTGACGCCCCCGGGACACAATGGCGAGGACCCCCAGCAGGGCTACCCGCTGCAGCAGCCCCTGCACCACCTGCACGGCGGCGGAGTGCTCATGAGGAGCAACAACAACCTGGTGACGCTGGTCTCCAGCACGACACACAACAGCCACCCGGGGACGCCCGGCACCCCCCCTGACACGCCGCCCGTCAGCACATCGCCGCCCACGTACCAACACGACCCGCCTCAACCGCCGCCGCAGCAGCTCCCCGGGGGCGGCATCAAGGGCTACACGGACATGGAGATGATGTGGTCGATCACGCAGTCCCTGCGGTACGGGGGCGGCGCGCACCAGGAACCGCTCGACCTGCGGCCCAGCAACCCGGGGCAGGAGCCCGACAACTGCTGGGGAGTGAACccccaacagcagcagcaactgCACGCCACGGTGATCGCGGGCGGGGGCGGCAAGATGGTGCAGCTGCCGGCGctgcaccaccaccatcaccaccaccacggcGACTACATGGGCGACGATGTGCACGGACCGGTCAGTCCCCGCACCCCGGGCGGCGGCCTCGGCTTGACGCGCCCCCTCAGCTGCGGCAGCAGCAGCGTCATGTCGCCCGGGGGCGGACAGCACCTAGGCTTCGGCTCGGGGGGCGCCGACGACATCCTCAACGACGACGCACTCATGTCGCTGTCCGTGCGAGAGCTCAACAAGCGGCTGCACGGCTTCCCGCGCGAGGAGGTGGTGCGCCTCAAGCAGAAGAGGAGGACGCTCAAGAACCGCGGCTACGCGCAGAACTGCCGCAGCAAGCGGCTGCAGCAGCGGCACGAGCTGGAGGTGACCAACAGGACGCTACAGGCGGAGCTGCACCGCCTCAAGCTGCAGCTGAGCAGGGTGGCGCAGGAGCGCGACGACTACAAGCAGCGCCTGGACCTGCTGAGGGCCGGCGCCGGATCCGACGGCGTGCACAGCTCCGTCAGCTCCTCCGGCCACAGCAACCCCAGCTCGCCGGAGTTCTACCTGTGA